The proteins below come from a single Tachysurus fulvidraco isolate hzauxx_2018 chromosome 13, HZAU_PFXX_2.0, whole genome shotgun sequence genomic window:
- the LOC113650825 gene encoding uncharacterized protein LOC113650825 encodes MPQFVIMLMILVIWFSQNQGREIYPAKIYSDKHEDKLKFTCSIFGLKNTPLNNQFYIYLCRNGIATDMKSGCQDVTFYIDVNRKDNTGNYSCVFSVHKYNLDQVIQNGINFILITTNDSFVPAEIALSQTNVITGYDAEFQCTSLNLPDRIQKGNVYAVLYKNSTVIQMTIWDMTKNKARFTLKEVSIQDAGTYICCLMSELFPFPKNVHGVNEVILHVTEQFKETLIIITGGAVSVLLIILCLGLVSLRKFQNQVDCFKGHSESYDPREAEMNQDEVQTENSSGTEWDQSSSNSDSPSYANTYQVCEEQ; translated from the exons ATGCCTCAATTCGTCATTATGCTAA TGATCTTGGTGATTTGGTTTTCTCAAAATCAAg GTCGAGAAATCTATCCTGCAAAGATTTATTCAGATAAACACGAAGACAAACTGAAGTTCACATGCAGCATATTTGGGCTGAAGAACACACCACTGAACAACCAGTTCTATATTTACCTCTGTAGGAATGGTATTGCAACAGACATGAAATCGGGTTGTCAAGATGTTACGTTTTATATAGACGTCAATAGAAAGGACAACACAGGAAATTATAGTTGTGTCTTTTCAGTGCATAAGTATAACTTGGATCAAGTGATACAGAATGGCATAAATTTTATCCTCATTACTACAAATG ATTCCTTCGTCCCGGCAGAGATAGCCTTGTCTCAGACGAACGTAATAACAGGATATGATGCTGAATTCCAGTGTACTTCTTTAAACTTACCTGATAGGATCCAGAAAGGCAACGTTTACGCCGTTCTGTATAAGAACAGCACTGTGATTCAGATGACTATttgggacatgacaaagaacAAGGCAAGGTTTACTCTAAAAGAAGTCAGTATACAAGATGCTGGAACATACATCTGTTGTCTGATGTCAGAGCTTTTCCCTTTTCCTAAAAATGTACATGGTGTCAATGAAGTCATCCTTCATGTTACTG AGCAATTTAAAGAAACTCTGATAATAATTACTGGTGGTGCCGTGTCTGTGCTGCTGATTATTTTGTGTCTTGGACTTGTCTCTTTGAGAAAGTTTCAAAATCAAG ttgaTTGCTTTAAAGGCCACAGTGAAAG TTATGACCCAAGAGAGGCAGAGATGAACCAAG ATGAAGTGCAGACTGAAAACAg CTCTGGTACAGAATGGGATCAATCCTCCTCAAACAGTG ATAGTCCTTCATATGCGAACACTTACCAG GTGTGTGAAGAGCAATAA